In Clostridium ljungdahlii DSM 13528, the genomic window TGCAGTATTTTAGTAGGATGCTGCATTCTTATGATAAAAGCAATAAAGTCTCCCAAATTATACCGCAGGCAAAGTACATTTATTTTTACAGGTGCAATTGTATCTATCGGAATTAACTTTTTATTTATTAGTGCTAATTTTAAGTCAGTCTTTATAGATGTTACTCCTATTTGCATGCTATTAACATTGATTGTGTTATACTTGGGAATGTTTCATATGCCTAAGTTAGTAATAGTGCCAATTGCCAGAGATCTTTTAATAGAAAATATTAAGGACATTGTTATTATAGTAGATTCTTCTAACAAAATAATAGATATCAATCCAGCAGGCATCAAGCTTATAATGTCTTTCAAAAATAAAAAATTTAATATTAAACAAGGTATGAATTTCATAGGAATAAAATTTAATGATCTATTAAAATTTGTACCAGATATAAAACATGTTACTACAGTAAGCGATACAAGCAATGAATATACAATTACTTTTAACTTCAACAATAAAACTTTTTACTATAGAGTATATAAATCTTCTATCTTTGATACAGATAAATCTGAAATTGGCAGATTATTTACCTTTCACAATATAACTAAAATGCAGGAATACACTAATAACCTTAAACAACTAAATGATGAATTATTAATTTCATATAGAATAATCGGCACTGCAATGGAAGGTATATTGATGACAGATGCTTCTGGAAACATTATTAAAGTAAATGATTCTTTTCAGAGAGTATCTGGGTATAAAAAAGATGATTTAATTGGAAAAAATCCTAGAATACTAAAATCCGGGCGTCATGACAAAACCTTCTACTTAAATATGTGGCACAGTTTAAGTACTAATGGTTATTGGGAAGGTGAAATCTGGAATAAAAAGAAAAACGGCAAGATATACCCTAAATGGATGTCAATAACCTCTTTAAAAGGATCAGACGGAGCAGTAGAAAATTATATTTCTATATCTACAGACATCAGTAAAATAAAAAAGACAGAAGATAAACTTCACAGTCTTGCCTATTATGATTTATTAACAGGAATACCAAATAGAACTCTCTTCTATGAAAGACTTGAAAGATCACTTATAAGGGCTAATGATAACAAAAAAGCAGTAGCTTTACTTTTTATGGATTTAGATGGTTTTAAAGTTATAAATGATTCTTTAGGTCATGCAGCTGGAGATTTGCTTCTCAAAGAAGTTGCAGCTCGCATTAAATCTAGTATCCGTAAATCTGACACTGTATCAAGGTTAGGAGGGGATGAGTTTACTGTAATACTTGAAAATGTAGACAGCCATGAATATGTACAAGCTGTATCAGAAGTTATTATTGATAAAATACTGCTTCCTTATAGTATACTTGATCGGGAAATAACTTTAGGGGTAAGTATAGGAATAGCATTAGCACCCTATGATGAATCTACTGTTGAAGGATTAATGAGAAAAGCAGATGCTGCAATGTACGATGCGAAGGAATCTGGAAAAGGAAAATATTCTTTTTCTTCAAAAGAAATTGAGAAGAGAAACCAGGAAATTCTCGAAATGCAAATAAGGCTCAATGCAGCGCTTCATAACAAGGAATTTATATTATATCTTCAGCCGCAAACTGCATTTGATGGAAATGAATTTAAAATAGTTGGCGCTGAAGCCCTTATTAGGTGGGAAACAGCAGATGGAAAAATATTTACACCTGATAAATTCATACCTGTATCTGAAAACAATAGAATGATAATACCTATTGGTAATTGGATATTAGAAGAAATTTTTAAAATTGATAGAATACTAAAAAGCAGTGGTATTAATATTAAATTATCCATTAATGTTTCCTCAAAGCAATTTGAAAATAACAATTTAGTTTCAAAAATTAAAGAAATTTTCAAAGAGAATAGTCCTCAAAATATTGATTTAGTAATTGAAATAACAGAGAGTTTTTTGATGCAAAATACTGAGAAAGCAATACAAAACTTGCAGAAAATAAAGGAATTAGGAATCGGTATTTCAATAGATGATTTCGGCACAGGGTTTTCTTCTCTAAGTTATTTAACTCGTTTGCCTGCCGACTATTTAAAAATTGATAAATCCTTCATAGACGATATTGCAAATATAAATCACAAGAACATTACCCCAAGTATTATTTCTATGGCAAAAACTCTTAATTTAAAAACCGTTGCAGAAGGAGTAGAAACTCAAGAACAAATTAACAGATTGATAGATGAAGGTTGTGATGAACTGCAAGGGTATTATTTTAGTAAGCCCCTTATTATCAGTGATTTTATCAAATATATAAAGCAATATAATAAAATTTAATTTTCTCCAAGTTATATAGATTGTTAACCCTATAACTTAACTTGTATTCCATATCATAACTAGTTTAGTTTTACAGTTAACTATCTATATATTAACTTAGGACAATTAATATTATACACCACATATAGGTCTATTGCAATATTAATAAATAATAGGCTTAAGTATTGTTAATTTTTTAATAATTAAAAGTTTATTATACTAGTTTTACAATGCAATACAAATTACTACTGCTGCCGAGGCAAAAGCAAATGAAATAAAGGTTCCCATGTATATTACTATTGACGATGCTGATGCAAACTTAATTTGAATTAATAGAATGGCTGACGCAATTTTAGCTAGTGAAAAAATATCACAGGGTAAAGCATATATTGCCGTTGCACTAAAAATGCCAACTAGTAAACTTACATCTCTCGCTCAGCCAGGATCATCTCTATATGGTATACAAAATAATAGCAATATAATTATTTTGGGTGGAGGTTTCCCTCTACTACTAAATGGTGAGGTTATTGGTTCTATTGGTGTAAGCGGTGGTTCTGTTGACCAAGACATGCAAGTAGCTCAAGCTGCTATGGATGTATACAATGCAGAATTGAAAAAATAGTTAAAGAAAATAAAATTTTTAAATACAAGAAAAGAAGGTAGCAGCCAGCTATCTTCTTTTTCACTTTCAATTAACTTCTTGTTTAGCAAGTATATAATTGTAATAAAGTAAGTTGCTATTATAGATAGTTTTGTAATTAAAAAAGTTACTGGAGTTTTTTTACTACAGAAAACATAATATTTATGATATGATTGAAAATAATGGACTCTATTTTAGGAGGAAATAATATGGAAAAAGTTAATACAAGTAATAAAAGTATTAGTATGAATACATTAATTAACACCATGTCAATATTTGAGACGTTATATGACGTAATTAGGGTAGTAAACCCAGTAAAAAAACAATTATTAGATTTAAAGTTAAACAAGGTTAATGAATTGGAATCTTCTTGTTATAATCTTTGGAGGATGGGAAAAGTATGTAGTAATTGCGTTTCTGGTAGAGCTTATAATGAAAAAGAAACTTTTGTAAAAATAGAGTACACTGGCACAAAAGTCTACATGATCACTGCTATACCAGTTGAAGTTGATGATTTACCAGTAGTTCTTGAACTTCTCAAGGATGTAACTAAAAGTGGAGTCATAGAAAATATAGAAAATAAAGATAGCGACACTATACGCCATGCAGTAAATCATATAAATGAACTAATAGTATTAGATCCTCTTACACAAGTTTTTAATAAACGATTTATATACGAAAGACTTCCAGCTGACATAATAAAGAGTTTATTAAACAATAAACCATTGTCATTAATAATGGCAGATATAGATTTTTTTAAGAAAGTAAATGACATTTATGGACATGTAGCTGGAGATGAAGTACTTAAAGTAATCGCTTCTATACTTAGTGCTTCTGTTAGAAAAGATGTAGATTGGACAGCCCGTTATGGTGGAGAAGAATTTATAATTTGTTTAAAAAATGCAAGTGAAGATACAGCCGTAAAAGTTGCTGAAAAAATGAGAAAAGCAATAGAAAACACTATAATTAATTATGAAGGTGCCTCTATAAAAGTCACTGCAAGCTTTGGCGTTAAAACATTATTTAATGAGAACCTTAATGAAGAAGATCTAATAAAAGAAGTAGATAAAAAATTATACGAAGCTAAAAATGCTGGAAGAAACAAGGTAATCGCATAATGTGATAATTTGTGTGTCATGTATAAATAATTTTATTCTACACATAATATTGTATGAATTCAACATTAGCCTTCTTCGATTAATTTTTTTACCAGGGATATTTTAAATCCCTGGTTTTTTAATTATCTTTTAAATTACATCAAAAAAGCTTATTTGATCACTTTCTGGAAGACCTTTTAAACAGCCAAACTTTTTAAGTAAATCTACAGCAGAATTTCCAATTTTAGCACGTTTCTTTACATCCTCTATAGAGCTGAATTGCTCTTCTCGTGCTGCACTAAATATACTTTCCGCTGCGATATTTCCCATGCCAGATATACTATTTATAGGTGGTCTTAAACCATCTTCCTCTACTATAAATTTGGTAGCATGAGATTTATACAAATCAATTGGTAAGAATTTAAATCCCCTCTCATACATTTCCAGAACTATCTCTAAGTCATCATACATATCCTTATCCTTAGGAGTGGCTTGATTACCCATGATTTGAATTTCTCTCATCTTTTCTATAACCTTTTCTTTTCCAAATATCATAAATTCACTGTCAAAGGCCTTTGCTCTAATAGTAAAGTATGCTGCATAATAAGCCTTTGGTATGTGAACCTTAAACCAGGCTATTCTAAATGCCATCATTACATAAGCTGCAGCATGAGCTTTAGGAAACATATATTTTATCTTTTTACAGGAATCTATGTACCATTCCGGTACTTTATGTTCTCTCATTAAAGCTTCATACTCTGCCCATTTTTCAGGCTGCTTCGATACTTTTCCTTTACGTACCAGCTCCATTATCTTAAATGCACTATTTGGCGGCAGACCTTTTTTGATAAGATAAATCATAATATCATCCCTGGTACATATTGCTTCACTTAATGTAACTATTCCATCATCAATTAAGTCCTTTGCATTTCCAAGCCACACATCGGTACCATGAGAAAGTCCTGATATACATATTAAATCAGAAAATGCTTTTGGCATTGTATCTACAAGCATTCCCCTTACAAACTTAGTACCAAATTCAGGAATACCAAAGGTTCCTACCTTAGAATTTATCTGTTCTGGTGTTACTCCTAGAGCTTCTGTAGATGAAAATATAGACATAGTCTCCTTATCATCCATCGGTATCTCATGGGGATTCACCCCAGTTATATCCTGCAGCATTCTTATAACTGTTGGATCATCGTGTCCAAGTATATCAAGCTTCAATAAGTTCTGGTCAATAGAGTGATAATCAAAATGTGTGGTTATAATATCTGAATTAGGATCGTCTGCAGGATGCTGTACAGGGCAAAATTCAAAGATTTCACGCCCCTTTGGCACAACTATAATTCCTCCCGGATGCTGTCCAGTGGTTCTTTTTATACCTGTACAACCTGCTGAGATTCTTGTTATTTCTGCCTTGTTTACTGGAATATTCTTTTCATCAAAGTACTTTTTTACGTATCCAAAAGCCGTCTTTTCTGCTATAGTACCTATAGTTCCAGCTTTAAAGGTTGTGCCTTTTCCAAAAATAACCTCTGTATATTTATGAGCCTTTGCCTGATATTCTCCTGAAAAGTTTAAATCTATATCTGGCTCCTTATCTCCATTGAAGCCTAAAAAGGTTTCAAAAGGTATATCTATACCATCCTTAGCTAGCTTTTCTCCACAAACAGGACACACTTTATCCGGTAAGTCAAATCCATTTTTAACACCGTAATCTGAAAAGTCCGAATACTTGCATTTAGGACACCTATAATGAGGTGGCAGAGAATTTACTTCCGTTATACCGGTCATATTTGCTACAAAAGAGGAACCAACAGATCCTCTAGAACCTACTAGATAGCCATCTTCATTTGATTTCCATACTAGCTTTTGAGCAATAATATACATTACAGAAAATCCATTTTTTATAATAGATTCCAGCTCCCTATCCAATCTGGACTGAACAATTTCTGGCAGTGGATCTCCATACAGTTCATGGGCCTTCTTATAAGCAATGTCCTTAATAGTCTGTTCACAGCCATCTATATGTGGTGGACATTTCTCCGGTGAAATAGGACTAATTGGCTCACACATATCTGATATCTTATTGGTATTTGTAACTACCACCTCATAGGCCTTTTCTTTTCCCAAATAAGAAAATTCCTCAAGCATCTCCTCTGTAGTTTTTAAATACAATGGAGCCTGATTATCTGCATCCTTAAATCCCTGTCCTGCTTCCAGTATACGTCTGTATATCTCATCCTCCGGGTCCATGAAGTGAACATCTCCTGTAGCAACTACAAGTTTATTTAACTTTTCTCCCAGGGCTACAATTTTTTTATTAATTTCCTCTAGATATTCTTTACCAGGTACCTGCTCTGTCCTTACTAAATAATCATTATTTCCTAGAGGCTGAATCTCCAAATAATCGTATCCTTTTGCTAATTCTTCAATTTCCTCATCGGATTTTCCAAGTAGTATTGCTTGATACAGTTCACCTTCACTACAGGCACTACCAAGAATTAAGCCCTCAGAATATTTTTTATACAAACTCTTTAATATACGAGGTTTTTTATAAAAATAATCCAAATGAGAATAAGATACCAGCTTATATAAATTCTTTAATCCCACATAATCCTTTGCTAGTATTATTGCATGATAAGTTTTAAGCTTTTTATACTCTTCCTTTTTAGCTGCCTCATCACGGCCATATATATCTATATCTTTAAGGTTTTCTGCTCCCCTTTCTTTTAGCTTTTCAAGCATTACATTAAACACCTTAACAGTAGTTGCCACATCATCCAAAGCTCTATGGGCAACTTCCACCTTTATACCAAGGTTTTTAGCAATTCTCCCTAATTTATAGGTTTTAAAATCAGGGAAGACCTCCTGTGCTAAGGACAAAGTATCTACATATGTAAAATCAAAGTCACACCCTAAAATTTTGGCATTATGCTTTAAAAATCCCACATCAAATTCAGCATTATGTGCAACCAAAACACTATCCTTTATAAAATCTAGCATTTTAGGAAATACCTGCTCTATGGTTTCTGCATTTCTTACCATATCATCAGTTATATTTGTAACCTCTACAACTCTTAATGGAATTGGCTTTTCAGGGTTTACAAAAGTGCTGAATGTGTCTATTACCTTTCCATCCTTGATTTTCATGATTCCTATTTCAGTAATTTTTTCTGTTACTGGCGAAAATCCTGTGGTTTCTAAATCCAATACACAATAAGTGGTATCAATACTCTGTCCTTTAGGATTTGTTACAGATGGCTTTTTATCTGGTGCCAGATAAGCCTCGACCCCATATATAATCTTCATATCTGGATTATCTCTTCCTAAAAGTTTATGTGCTTCAGGAAAAGCCTGAACTACTCCATGATCTGTTATAGCAATTGATTTCATGCCCCAGCTCATAGCTCTTTTAATTAAATCAGTAGCACTAGTCATAGCATCCATCTGGCTCATTTGCGTATGCATGTGAAGTTCTACCCTCTTCACCTCAGATTTATCTTGTCTTTGAACTTTCTTCATGCCTTCTGTTTCAATTATAGTATTGGCAATAATCTCAATTTCCTGAGAAAACTTGCTATAACCTGAGTTTCCAGAAAGCCTAATACCCTTAGCCTTTTTAAGTCTTGATAATACCTCACTGTCTTCACCGGGCTTGCAAAATACCTTACAGGTCATGGAACTTGAACCATCATACAAGTCAAAGGAAATTAGTATTTTTCCACTTCGGAGTTCCTTTGTCTCCATGTTGGATATTTCACCTTCTATAGCTATCCTACCTTCATCTGGTGTGATATCAGTAATTTTTACTACAGGCTCTCTAATACTATTACTTCTACCTAATATCAAGAATGGATTATTAGTTTTTTTCCTATGATTTTCTACTTTCGTTTCCTGATTTTTTTCTACAGGCTTATTTGGCAATTTAGACACATTATTGCTTCGTGCACTATTAATTTCCTTTTTAATAAACAGCATTTCGCTTTCACGTTTATCCTCTTCAAACTTTATTAATTCTTCACTTCCTAATTTATCAACAAAGTTTATTTTATATTCTGTACCGTACATGCTTTTTATAGCCTTAGAAATTTTTTTATCATAATCCATAGATTTTAGAAACTCTGATACTGAAATTTTTAAATTGAAGTTTATGGTATTTCCATTTACTTCATATTCACTATTATTTAAGAGTATTGCTCTTAAAGCAGGGTGCTTATCTGCCACCAAAAATATAATATTTTTCAATTCATCTTCTATGGGTTTTTTATCTGTATCTTCAGCATACCTTACATCAATTTTAGAATTCTTTAGTGAAAACCTTTCTCTTATAAATTTATTAAGACGCTGGATTTCTTTTATTTCAATATACTTATCTGAGTTAATTTTCATTTCTAGAGTTTTAGTTTTTTTACTTAAGGCTACAGATTCTACAATGGCAGCATTTATGTTACCTTCTGTTTCATAATCACTAAAAATTTCATTTATTCTCTTCATACTACTTTTTAACCTTCTCCCCAAAATTTTTAGTATGCTACTATTATATAGGATAATATTACGCATTGTCATGTAGAGAAAAAGTGTATATAACACCGTTTATCCATTTTCACTACTTTCTTGCAATTATATTATATCCTATCTAAATAGGAATTTATCATAATTTTATTGTTCCTTTCATCAAAATAAACTTACCTCAGAATTATGATAAGCTTAAAATATCTTCAATATGATATAATATCTACAATAGAATTATGTTTATATTAAAAAAATTAGTGAGGAGAAATACTAATGGTAAATATGTTATTTAGCTTATATAATTTTAATGATACTTGGGCAAAAGATGCAGTATCAAAATATATAAATTGTAGTAATAAGGTTCTAATAATTCCATTTTCTTTTGGTGAAAACATAAAGAACAATGTGGATTGGCAGAATGAGTTTGGCAAAGATAATGGGGATCATTACAAAGCTATCATAAAACCTTTTTTAAGCTACGGAATCAAAAATAAAAATATAAACTGCATAAATTATTTTGAAGATACAAAGGAAAATGCAAAAAATAAAATAACAAGTAGTGATATACTATTTTTCACTGGAGGTCTGCCTGATAAAATGATGTGCCGTTTAAAGGAGTTTGATTTAATAAATGAAGTTGAAAACTTTACCGGAACAATTATTGGCAGTAGTGCTGGAGCAATGATTCAGATAAAAGAGTATCATATCACTCCCGATGAAGATTACGACACATTCTCATATAATGAAGGATTAAATTTCATTAAAAATTTTGACATTGAAGTTCATTATAAAGAAACAGAAATACAAAAAAACTATATAAATAAAGTGCTAAATGAAAAAACAGATACAGTATATGCTATTAAAAATACTGGTGGAATAATTGTTGATAATAATTCAATTAAATTATTGGGAGACACGCAGACATTTAGTAGATAATTTATCCGATGACTACCTGCTCTAATACTCCCACTTATCCAAGTTGGAGTAAAGAGCAGGTACGTCCCTGGATAACGATTTCTAAGTTTCAGATGGAGAAAAAACTCCACCTAAAACTTAGAACTCTGTTTATATAATCCAAATTTGGCGAAATTAAATTTTATAAATAATTTAAATAATGTTCACAAATCGGAAACAATTGTATATAATATAAGTAAGAAATATATTAAACTATTTCTTGTTTAACCAAAATGTGGATATTCTGTAAACGTATACTTAAATAAGAATTAATGAAAAAAAAATTTTTGTTTAAGTATAAAATTAATATAAGGAGGTGTATATTGATGGCAAACTTAGGTTCTCTAGGACAAAAATCAATAGAAAAAGATCGTACTGTACAGCAGCCACCAACTGAAGAATTAAATAAACTTAATGATAAACCTGTACAGGAAGATGACATACCACCTGCATTATTAGTTGTGTTTGCAGTTATTCCTATGGCTATATTGCTTATATTATTTACGTTTTTTAATTAGCATCCAATATTTACGATTTAAATATCTGCATTATAAATTTTTTATATAAAAATAGGCACTGGTTTCAGCCAGTGCTCACTTTTTATATAATTTAAATTATCAATTCTTTAGCGTATGGTAGAGTTTCAATCCATTTACAAAATTCTCGCCATTCTGGTAATCTATGATTCCTTCTCTGGCTATATACACCCTTTAAGCATCTATAATTAGTAGTTAGCCTTGCAGTAAGTTCAAATCCTGCAGGATTAGAGTATAAAAGCTTTAAGTAATCTTCTTTATCCTGAGTTTTATTGTATGTATCCTTTAATTCTTCGATAATATCAATAATTCTTTTATCTACATATTCATTATACTGCTTGGATAAATCAAATTTCGATATTCTATGCATTGTACTTTGACTACTTACAAAAGTAATAAATCTATATCTTTCTAATTCAACCCATGCTTTATTAGTAAATGTTAAATCAAAGGCAACACGTATTCCTGACAAAAATTGATCATGAGCTTCTCCTTTAGGTGATTTAGCTAGACTTTTAACTGTATTTGTAATATCAGAATTACATTTATCTGTATCTACTGCCATAGGATATTTACTTGCTTTTATGCTTTCTTCCAGATCATATACTTTTAAATTTTCTATTTTCATTATTTTACCTTTCATCCTTCCTTGACTCATATATTCTATACTAAGTTTATCATCTTTTATTAGAACTAACCAGTAACTATATAAAAAAATGATAATTCTATACTCCATAGATTATACTTACTTACCAAAATATTAGCAAATGAAAAATATATTGTAAATTATATTATATTTTATAAAATTAATTCGATAAATTAATGAAATAATTTATAAAGGAGTGTACTATTTATGTCTAATACTATTAATTCTTTACTTTCTTACTTGAATAGTATAAATACAAGTAATCAAGTTTCACAAAATCCAATTTTAGATTCAGATAATTCTTCTGACAATTCAGATAATTTAATTTCTAACTTAAGTTCGGATTCAGTTAAACTTAGTCCTAAAGCATTAAGTGCTTTAAGCTCTTTACAAAATTCTAGCAACAATACATTTAGCTCTGCATTAGATGCCTTAGTATCAAACGGTACCATTACATCGGATCAGGAAAATTCTATTAAAAGTGCTTTTATATCCGCAAAAAATTCTTCTTTATCATACTCGGGTACTTCAAA contains:
- a CDS encoding putative bifunctional diguanylate cyclase/phosphodiesterase, with the translated sequence MQEYTNNLKQLNDELLISYRIIGTAMEGILMTDASGNIIKVNDSFQRVSGYKKDDLIGKNPRILKSGRHDKTFYLNMWHSLSTNGYWEGEIWNKKKNGKIYPKWMSITSLKGSDGAVENYISISTDISKIKKTEDKLHSLAYYDLLTGIPNRTLFYERLERSLIRANDNKKAVALLFMDLDGFKVINDSLGHAAGDLLLKEVAARIKSSIRKSDTVSRLGGDEFTVILENVDSHEYVQAVSEVIIDKILLPYSILDREITLGVSIGIALAPYDESTVEGLMRKADAAMYDAKESGKGKYSFSSKEIEKRNQEILEMQIRLNAALHNKEFILYLQPQTAFDGNEFKIVGAEALIRWETADGKIFTPDKFIPVSENNRMIIPIGNWILEEIFKIDRILKSSGINIKLSINVSSKQFENNNLVSKIKEIFKENSPQNIDLVIEITESFLMQNTEKAIQNLQKIKELGIGISIDDFGTGFSSLSYLTRLPADYLKIDKSFIDDIANINHKNITPSIISMAKTLNLKTVAEGVETQEQINRLIDEGCDELQGYYFSKPLIISDFIKYIKQYNKI
- the polC gene encoding DNA polymerase III subunit alpha, which codes for MKRINEIFSDYETEGNINAAIVESVALSKKTKTLEMKINSDKYIEIKEIQRLNKFIRERFSLKNSKIDVRYAEDTDKKPIEDELKNIIFLVADKHPALRAILLNNSEYEVNGNTINFNLKISVSEFLKSMDYDKKISKAIKSMYGTEYKINFVDKLGSEELIKFEEDKRESEMLFIKKEINSARSNNVSKLPNKPVEKNQETKVENHRKKTNNPFLILGRSNSIREPVVKITDITPDEGRIAIEGEISNMETKELRSGKILISFDLYDGSSSMTCKVFCKPGEDSEVLSRLKKAKGIRLSGNSGYSKFSQEIEIIANTIIETEGMKKVQRQDKSEVKRVELHMHTQMSQMDAMTSATDLIKRAMSWGMKSIAITDHGVVQAFPEAHKLLGRDNPDMKIIYGVEAYLAPDKKPSVTNPKGQSIDTTYCVLDLETTGFSPVTEKITEIGIMKIKDGKVIDTFSTFVNPEKPIPLRVVEVTNITDDMVRNAETIEQVFPKMLDFIKDSVLVAHNAEFDVGFLKHNAKILGCDFDFTYVDTLSLAQEVFPDFKTYKLGRIAKNLGIKVEVAHRALDDVATTVKVFNVMLEKLKERGAENLKDIDIYGRDEAAKKEEYKKLKTYHAIILAKDYVGLKNLYKLVSYSHLDYFYKKPRILKSLYKKYSEGLILGSACSEGELYQAILLGKSDEEIEELAKGYDYLEIQPLGNNDYLVRTEQVPGKEYLEEINKKIVALGEKLNKLVVATGDVHFMDPEDEIYRRILEAGQGFKDADNQAPLYLKTTEEMLEEFSYLGKEKAYEVVVTNTNKISDMCEPISPISPEKCPPHIDGCEQTIKDIAYKKAHELYGDPLPEIVQSRLDRELESIIKNGFSVMYIIAQKLVWKSNEDGYLVGSRGSVGSSFVANMTGITEVNSLPPHYRCPKCKYSDFSDYGVKNGFDLPDKVCPVCGEKLAKDGIDIPFETFLGFNGDKEPDIDLNFSGEYQAKAHKYTEVIFGKGTTFKAGTIGTIAEKTAFGYVKKYFDEKNIPVNKAEITRISAGCTGIKRTTGQHPGGIIVVPKGREIFEFCPVQHPADDPNSDIITTHFDYHSIDQNLLKLDILGHDDPTVIRMLQDITGVNPHEIPMDDKETMSIFSSTEALGVTPEQINSKVGTFGIPEFGTKFVRGMLVDTMPKAFSDLICISGLSHGTDVWLGNAKDLIDDGIVTLSEAICTRDDIMIYLIKKGLPPNSAFKIMELVRKGKVSKQPEKWAEYEALMREHKVPEWYIDSCKKIKYMFPKAHAAAYVMMAFRIAWFKVHIPKAYYAAYFTIRAKAFDSEFMIFGKEKVIEKMREIQIMGNQATPKDKDMYDDLEIVLEMYERGFKFLPIDLYKSHATKFIVEEDGLRPPINSISGMGNIAAESIFSAAREEQFSSIEDVKKRAKIGNSAVDLLKKFGCLKGLPESDQISFFDVI
- a CDS encoding GlcG/HbpS family heme-binding protein, which produces MADAILASEKISQGKAYIAVALKMPTSKLTSLAQPGSSLYGIQNNSNIIILGGGFPLLLNGEVIGSIGVSGGSVDQDMQVAQAAMDVYNAELKK
- a CDS encoding GGDEF domain-containing protein, with protein sequence MEKVNTSNKSISMNTLINTMSIFETLYDVIRVVNPVKKQLLDLKLNKVNELESSCYNLWRMGKVCSNCVSGRAYNEKETFVKIEYTGTKVYMITAIPVEVDDLPVVLELLKDVTKSGVIENIENKDSDTIRHAVNHINELIVLDPLTQVFNKRFIYERLPADIIKSLLNNKPLSLIMADIDFFKKVNDIYGHVAGDEVLKVIASILSASVRKDVDWTARYGGEEFIICLKNASEDTAVKVAEKMRKAIENTIINYEGASIKVTASFGVKTLFNENLNEEDLIKEVDKKLYEAKNAGRNKVIA
- a CDS encoding Type 1 glutamine amidotransferase-like domain-containing protein encodes the protein MVNMLFSLYNFNDTWAKDAVSKYINCSNKVLIIPFSFGENIKNNVDWQNEFGKDNGDHYKAIIKPFLSYGIKNKNINCINYFEDTKENAKNKITSSDILFFTGGLPDKMMCRLKEFDLINEVENFTGTIIGSSAGAMIQIKEYHITPDEDYDTFSYNEGLNFIKNFDIEVHYKETEIQKNYINKVLNEKTDTVYAIKNTGGIIVDNNSIKLLGDTQTFSR